GGTCATAGACCCGCCCGCTTAACATCCACCACCGCCGCGCGGGGTGTCCTTACCCCGCGCGCTCACCGCGAGATTTCCCGTGACGCCACCCCGTTCCGCCCCCGAAGAGTTTACCCGCCTGCTCGACATCATGAAACGCCTGCGCGCTCCCGACGGTTGCCCGTGGGATCGCGAGCAGACTCATCGCAGTCTCCGCCCGTATCTCATGGAAGAGATGTATGAGGTGTTGGACACGCTCGACCGTGAAGCCTACGGCGAACTCAAAAAGGAACTCGGCGACCTGCTGCTGCAGATCGTTTTCCATTGCCAGCTTGCCGAGGAGGAGGGACTGTTCACTGCCGCGGATGTCGTTGCCGAAATCAGTGACAAGCTGATCCGCCGCCATCCCCATGTCTTCGGTGAAGCCAAAGTGGATGATGCCCGCGGCGTCCTGCGCCAGTGGGAGAAGATCAAGCTCAATGAATCCCATCGCCCCAAACTGCTCGAAGGTGTGCCCCTCGGCCAGCCCGCTCTCAACCGTGCCTTCCGCGTGCAGGAAAAAGCCGCCGGCATCGGCTTTGACTGGCCCGACGTCGAACCGGTGTGGGCCAAAATCCGCGAAGAACTCGAAGAATTGAAACAGGAAATCGAGCGCCACGATTCCAGCGCCATCGAAGATGAAGTCGGCGACATCCTCTTCAGCATCGTCAACCTGTCCCGCAAACTCGGTGTCAATCCCGAAGACGCTCTGCGCGGTACAATCTCCAAATTCATGCGCCGCTTCGCCTATATCGAGCAAAAACTGACCGACCAGGGCAAGGCCCTCCACGATTCCACCTTGGCGGAAATGGACGCCCTCTGGGACGAAGCTAAAAAGATGCTGCGCGACGACCCCAAAATCCCGTAGGGGCACACAGCAGTGTGCCCGCCGTCTGTAAAGACATTACTTGCCCGGAATACTGTCCTCGCTGTCTCTTCATTCCAGTCTCCAGTCTCAAGTCTTATGAACGCCCTAACTCCTTTCCGCCTTCTCTATCTCTGTTTCAATGCCATCTTCTTTCCCGGTCTGATCCTCGGTCTGGGCGGTGATCTGCATTGGACCGAAGGCTGGATCTTCACCGCCTGGTTCGTCTGTACGGTCTTCGGTTCTGCCTTCTATCTGAACCGCCGGGATCCCGCGCTGCTCGCCGAGCGTTTCAAGCGCCCCGGCTCCGGTGGACAGAAGGGATGGGATAAGGTCTTCATGGCCCTGCTGATGAGCATGGTTGTGTTCTGGTTCATCGTCATGCCCCTTGATGCCCGCCGCTTTCACTGGACTGCAAGCTTTCCGCTGGCATGGAAAGTGACAGGCCTGCTTCTCCTGCTCTGTGCCGTATACATTATCATGCGCACGATGTTCGACAACTCCTTTGCTTCGCCCCTCGTCCGCATCCAGCGTGAACGCGATCACCACATCATCACCACTGGCATTTACGGTGTCGTCCGCCATCCTATGTACCTTGGCGGCCTCATGTACTTCTTCGGCGCCCCTCTGCTGCTCGGTTCGAAATACGGCCTGCTCATCGGCCTGCTGCTGTCCCTGATGTTCGTCGCTCGCATCTTCGGCGAAGAAAAAACCCTCCTCACCCAATTCCCCGACTATGCCGATTACAGGCAGAAAGTCCGCCACCGCTTAATTCCCTTTGTGTGGTAAACACCCCGCGCCTGCCAACCGTAGGGGCTCACAGCAGTGCGCCCGCGCCAGCCTACCCTTGCCGAGTCGGGTTGAGCCGAATCACAAACAAACCCGAACCGAGCCCACAACCCGACCGAAACCCCGCCCCCATCGGCCCTCTTCCTTTCATCCTTCCGCCTCCCTTTCGCTTCCCTATTTCCCTAATCCCTTATTCTGCAATCAGGCCAGCCCTTGCCTTTCTGCCCATTTGTTCATATATTACCTTCGCCTATCCTTTGATCAAAACAGTCCCATGAAACGTGTAATGAGCACACCCCGATTCAGCTATTTGCATCGGCCCTTTGCAACGGATTCTGCCGTAGGGTCACGACATGTCGTGCCCGAAGCAAAGCATTTTCTTGAGGTTAGGGGGTTCGTTTGGTCAGAATAAATTTCCGCGTTAAGATTTATCCTAAGTGAGGTCAAGTACAGAGTTTGAAGCAAAAAGATTCGAAGTCTCCCCTTGCTAAAGTGGGCGCTTCCGGCATTGATCACCGTGACCTGAAGCGTAGCCGTGAACTGGCAATGGCAGACGGCACCGCCGATGGCCGGGAACGTGCGTTGCTTGTCGGTGTCAACTGGGCAAGCACCCCCCGAGAACTGTCGGTTGAATACCTCGAAGAGCTGGACATGCTGGCTCAGACGGCGGGTGCCTTTGTCGTGGCAAAAGAACTCGCCCGCAAGTCCAAGCCGGACCCCGGCACCTTGTTGGGCAAAGGCAAGGTTGCCGAACTGGCCACCATCGCCAGCGAGTCGGACGCCGATCTTGTCGTTTTCGATGATGACCTGACTCCGGCTCAGGCGCGCAACCTCGAAAAGGAACTCGAAGTCCGCGTGATCGACCGCACCGGTCTGATCCTTGACATCTTTGCCCGCCGTGCCCGCACCCGGGAAGCCAAGACGCAGGTAGAACTCGCCCAGCTTCGCTACATTCTGCCGCGCCTGACGCGCGCCTGGACTCACTTGGAAAGACAGCAGGGCGGTATCGGCATGCGCGGCCCCGGCGAGACTCAGATCGAAACCGACCGCCGCCTGATCCGCGACCGCATCCGTGTGCTCGAAGCCGAGTTGAAGCACATCGAGCGCATCCATGAAACTCAGCGCTCAGGCCGCACCAACATCTTCCGCTTTGCCCTCGCCGGTTACACCAATGTCGGCAAGTCCACCTTGATGAATGCGCTCACCGGAGCCGGTGTCTATGAGGAAAACCTCCTGTTCGCCACGCTGGACTCCACCACTCGCGCTTTGCAACTCGCTCCCAAATACCGCGCCTTGTTGACCGATACCGTGGGCTTCATCCGCAAACTGCCGCACGGTCTTGTTGCCAGTTTCCGTTCGACGCTTGCCGAGATCCGCGAGGCCGATTGCATTTTGCACGTCGTCGATCTGTCCTCGCCTTCCTTTCAAGACCAGATGGCCGAAGTCGACAAGATCCTCGCCGAAATGGGCCTCGCCAAGACGCCGCATATCTATGTCTTCAATAAAGTGGACGCCCTCGAAGATGATCTGCCCTTGCGCTGGGTCGAAAAGGAGCATCCGGACGGTGTGTTCGTCAGCGCCCGCGATAAGCGGAACCTCACCGTTTTGCAGGAAAAAATGCGTGCCGTCATGGCCGCCGACATGGTGGAACTCTCGGTGGACATCCCCGCCGGAGACGGCCTGCTGCTTTCCGAACTGCACCGTCTATCCGAGGTCCTCGAGGAGAGGCATGATGAACACGGCTCCAATTTGCGCGTGAGAATGCCTCTGGTCGAGGCCCGCCGCTTAAAATTGGTAGAGGCCAATGTGGATAACTCGGCTGGGTAAGCTGGACCCAGCTTAAAGTTGCTGTTTTGCATGGAGTGACCCTAAAAGGTCACTCTGTGCATTTTTATCACACACTTTCCGCATTTGTCTGCCTATTCCTCTCGCCCTTAACCGCCCCGCTAACCGAAAACCGACTGGCACAGAGGGTCAGACCACCTACTGGTTTAGCAAACCTGTCTCACAAGTTTAATAAACGATAGCAACCAAAAACTTTTAAAACATACACTTAAGTCAATTGGCAAAAAAAGTACTTGACAAATGGGGAACTTTTTCTTAAATTTGCCGCTCAATAAACTATACGGAAAGTTTAATAAACTTTGATCGGAGCCTTTTGAAGATTGGCGAACGCATACGAAATCTCCGTCTCGCCAGTGACCTTACCCAGGAAGAGCTTGCGGATCGCGCTGACCTGACCAAGGGGTTCATATCACAACTGGAGCGGGACCAGACCAGCATCTCGGTCGACAGCCTGCTGCAGATATTGAAGGTTTTAAATGTCAAGGTCACAGATTTTTTCCGCGAGACGACACCGGAAAAAGTGGTCTACGACGCGAAGGAGCGCACCGGCCTTTTAGAGACCGGCGCGGATAAATTTGAGCTGCTGATTCCGGGCGGCACGAATCGGGAAATGGAAGCGGCCTTTGTCAGGCTGCTTCCCGGGCAGCAGACGGATCCGATCAAGCCCTTCCAGGGGGAAGCGTTCGGGTACATTCTGCGAGGGACGTTGGCGCTCCGCTTCGGCGGGGAAAAGTACATTGCCCATGTGGGCGACAGCTTCTATTATTCCGGCGAACGGGAGCACGTGTTGGAAAACACGGGCCGCAGGCCGGTGGAATTTATCTGGGTTACGACGCCGCCCGTATTTTAGGGCTGTGCGTACGGCCTTCACCTTCACGCTGTTATAAGGAGATGGGAACATGAAGGCTCTGGGTCGTCAGATCGTAGTCGAATACTACGGCTGCAATCACGACGTTCTGAACGACGTGGCATTCATCAAGCGCTCGATGCGCGATGCCGCGATTGTCAGTGGAGCGACGATTGTTCAGGAGGCTTTTCACCTGTTCAACCCGCACGGAGTCTCGGGTGTGGTGGTGATCGCGGAATCTCATCTTGCCATTCACACGTGGCCCGAATACGGCTACGCGGCGGTGGACCTGTTCACCTGTGGCGAAGATGTGGATCCTGACGCGGCGTTCGAGTATTTGAAGGAGCACCTCGGTGCCGACCATTTCACCGCTTTCGAAATGAAGCGGGGAATTCTGGACGTGGCCGGTGGCATGAAGCTCCGCTTCAAGCCGGAAGAAGTTCTGACCGGCGCGGAGGTTTGATGGTATTTGCGCGACCCGACAAGTATTTTCTTGTCGCCGGTTATGCGGAAGGTCAGACTCCGCTGAATGCTTTTGACAATGCTCTGATGAAAGCGGGAATCGGCAACACCAACCTGATGCGTATCAGTTCGATTCTGCCGCCGGCCTGCACCGAGATCCCCGCTATGAAATTGCCGTACGGAGCCCTGATTCCGACGGCCTATGCCGAAGAAGGCTCGGATATTCCCGGAACCGTCGTGTCCGCCGCGGTCGCGTGCGGAGTGCCGGATGATCCGGAACTGCCCGGTGTGATTATGGAACATCACATTCAGGGCGATGAAGAAACCTGCCGCCGTGAGGTGGTTGCCAAAGTCAAAGAGGCCTTTGCCATGCGTGGCTACACGCTGGCAGCGGTGAAGGTGGCCTCGGCCTCCGGAACCGTGAAGACTATCGGGGCGGCCATGGCCGCCGTGGTGCTCTGGCTCTGAACGGGTAATTCCGCCGCGCGCGAAAATGCGCGGCGTGGGAACATGCGGCAGCCCGCCGCATGTTCCGGTATACCTGCCTTTCTCTTAATCTTCCTCTTACGTCTATTCACAACACGTTCGGCTGGCGACAAAATCCGCGGGATGATTCTTAGGTTTCCGGCGGGTTTTCTGTCTCCAAGCGGGATGTTCAACACGACACGACACAATAAAAAGGGTGCTATGGATCTCTGGTTCTCCGAAACCTTTGGCGACATCCAGGCCGGATGGCGGGTAAAAGATGTTCTTTACCACAAACGCTCGCAGTATCAGGATGTGGTGATTGTAGACACGCTGCAGTTTGGCCGGATGCTGGTGCTGGATGGCGCGGTGATGACGACGGAAGTGGACGAGTGCGCCTACCACGAAATGCTGGTGCATCCTTCGCTGCTGGCGCATCCGAATCCGAAGAGCGTCTGCGTGGTGGGCGGCGGAGACGGCGGCACCGTGCGGGAAGTGCTCAAGCACAGCAGCGTGGAGCGTGTGGTGCTGGCGGAGATCGACGAGGACGTCATCACGGTTTGCAAAGAGTTCATGCCGACGCTGGCCGGCACGCTGAAGGATCCCCGCGTGGAGATCAGGATCGGCGACGGTGCGGCGTACCTGGCCGGGCATGCCGGCGAATTCGACGTGGTGCTCTCCGATTCCACCGACCCGGTAGGCCCCGGTGTGGTGCTGTTCGAAGACCCGTATTTCAAGGCGGCAAAAGAGGCGCTGATTCCCGGCGGTCTGTTTGTCACGCAGTGCAAGAGTCTGTGGGTGGATGCGGATACTGCGCGGGATACGCAAGCGCGTCTGAAGAAGTTCTTCAAGATGGTGCTGCCGTACATCTCGACCATTCCGACGTACCCCACGGGATCGTGGAGCTTCCTCGTGGCCACAGACGTGCATGATCCGCGACTGGACGTGGATAAAGTGAGGCAGATGGAGATCGCCAAAACGGCGCGTTACTATACGCCTGCTCATCAGGCGGGTGCGTTTGCGGTGCCGGCGTTTTATTTCCGCCCGTAGACCGCGCGTTGTTGCTGAAAAGTTGAACCGACTGTGCACTTGACATAAGCAAGTTGCAGGAGACGAAAATGGCCGATGATGTGAACTGTTGTCAGTCGAACTGGAAAAGACAATCGCACGGTGTTTCGAGCGGTGTCTATGGCATGGCGTTCATCGGAGCCGCGATCTATTACATCGAGCACGCTTCCACCTTTTGGGAAGGCGTGCTCGGTTTGCTTAAGGCCATGATCTGGCCGGCAATGCTGATCTACAAATTGCTCGAGTACTTGAAAATGTAGCCGCGCGCCTGTGCTCTTGCCGCTCAGGCCTTCACGTCAACCATCCTATCCGATTCTTTTATGAGCACGTTTCAACTCCTGCAAGGGACGCCATTTCTCGGCGCCAACCCCGATGCGAGCGCCGCGAAGTTGGTCCTGTTCGGCTGCCCTTACGACAGCACCATCTCGTTCCGTCCCGGTTCGCGGTTCGGCCCGCAGGCCATACGCACCGTTTCGGATGTGCTGGAGACCTATTGTCCGGTGATGGATATGGATCTCGAAGATGTGGCATTTGCCGACGCGGGAGATTTGCTTCTGCCGCCGGGGGACACGCGGGGCGCACTGGATGCGATTCGGGATATGGCGTCATCAGTCTATGCCCGCAAGCAGGTGCCTGCGGGGCTCGGCGGCGAACACTTGCTTAGTCTGCCTCTGGTGGAAGCGGCGCTCCGTGCCTGTCCGGATCTGGTGGTGGTGCAGTTTGATGCGCATATGGACATGCGATCCGACTATCTGGGGGTGGAACTCAGCCACGCAACCGTGATGAAGAAAGTCTCCGACCAGATCGGCTCGTCACGGGTTTTGCACATAGGCTGCAGGTCGGGTACGCGCGAAGAATTCCACGCGGCGAAGACCCTTGGAAATCTTAAGCCTGCGAGTATCACGGGGCCGGAGATTGCGGAGTGGGTAGGCGATAGACCGCTCTATGTCACAGTAGACCTGGACATTCTGGATCCGTCCATTTTGCCGGGCACAGGTACCCCGGAGCCGGGAGGTGTTCAATTCGCAACATTGCAGAACTGGCTCATCGCCCTCGCGGGCAAGAGGTGGGTCGGCTGGGATGTGATGGAGTTGTCCCCGATGTATGACTCGACTCAGGTATCGTCGATTGTGGCGGCAAAGGTGGTGCGGACCATGATTCTGGCCAGCACTGTCTGAGCACCCTCACAAAAGTTTGGTAGATAATTTCAGCAACTCCTCTCCCTGTGTTCTATACCGAATGGACCTTTCTGCTGATCAAGGCATCAGACGTGCTCTTCACGATGATGATTTTGTTCACTGAACCATTTGAAAGAGCGCGTTACTGATGATATATTGAACACACCGGTAATGCTAAGGCACAAGGAGCGGAGCACCTCCACTCGAGGAGAGTCTCAGGATGAAGTCAACTGCTACGTTTTTTCGCTTGTCCGTCACCATCCTGTTTCTAATTTCATTCGTTGCGCGGGTTCACTCTGCGCAACCGGGGGAGGTGTGGTCTAAGCGCGCGGATGCTCCTGAACGTTCCAGTGGGATGATGGTGTCCGACATAGCGCGGTCTACCGAAGTTCTCGCCCCGGCCAATGTCTTTATTTGGCCGGGCGATGTTTTTTTGGACAGTCTGACCGCATGCGAAGACTGGAGCCAGCCACAGCTTCCCGACTCGATCGAACACTACTCGATTCTGTCCGTGGGAGCATGTCCGGACACTTCGAACCACGAGATTCACGGGATCATTCTTGAGATCAAGCGCGCATCGGCCTCGCCGCTGGATTCCACACAGTGGGAAGTCATCGGCGACGATTCCACGCAACCCTTCAATTTAAGCCATGTGGATCTGTGGGCAGGCAGCTTCGCCGCGCTGATCAACAATCCGCGGCCCGGAGTGCGCTACGACATTGTGGCGCGAACGACGGATAATGACGGCCGCACATTGACTTGGCAGGAGTGTGTCGATCATGGCATTGGGAGCACTACTCAGGAGAAGTGGCTCTCCCTGATCGCCGACGGTCATGTGAAGCGCTTCCTTGTCGTAGACCACACAGCGCCCATCGCACACAGCCTGGTGGCGACGCCGGATCAGACTCCCGATTCTTCAGCGATTTTCCTGACCGGAAACGTGAGACTGAGCGCCGTGGCGAGTGAGCCGGATGTGGCTTCGGTGACGTTTGCCGTGCGGCCACAGGGAGCGACCGGACCGTGGACGTCTATCGAGCGGATTACTTCTGCGGGTGGTGACACCTTCCGGCTGGCGGACAATGCTCTCTGGAGCACGGCGCTGCTGAATGGCGCGTACGAGCTGGGAGCCTTTGCCGAGGACAGTACGACGAACGTGGATGGCGACCTCAGCGGAGCGGGAGCCGGCCCAACGCATCCGTTAACGGTGTTTGTGGACAATGAGAAGCCACGGGCGCACATCGTGTCGGTGCATCGTGTTGACCATGCCACCGCCGATCTGGACAGCCTCGAACGCGGCGGCCAATATCTGTTTGACCTGGCGGGCTCGGACAATTATGGTGTGCGGCAGATTGCACTGTATTACCGCAGCGCGCACGGCGCGCCGTCCGAGTGGATTCCGATTGACTCTTCACGTGTTTGGCCGTACTCGGTGCAGTGGAGAGCCTTGCCGGATCTGGTGGTGGGGTGGACCTACGACTTCGCGGCGGTGGCGACCGATCTTGTCCATTTGAAGGATTCGACAGACGCGCTTGGCCGGATTGTGGCGGACACAAGTTTCATTGTGGTGGACCACGAAGCGGACGTGCGTTTGATTACAGTGGGCGGGCAGCCGGTGCAGGCCCGGCCACATGTTCGCGGCGATGGTGTGGAACTGGTCGCGCACAGCGACTCGAGCCTTGATCACGTGCGCTTCGAATTCGTACGTGGCGGCACGGTGTCGGTTATCGGAACCGTGCCGAATCCGCTGGGGACAACGGTGTGGACGCTGAACAGTTGGAACACTGACGCCCTGGCGGAGGGACCGGCGCAACTGATCGCGGTGGGCTCGGCGGACATGGGCGGGAACCTGGTGACGCTCGCGACCGACACCGCCAATATCATTATTGATCGAACGCTCTCGGTGGTGGTGACGGATGTCAGTCCGGTTTCCGGAGGGCTGCTGGGCGGATTCTGCGTGTTCACCAACAATCCGGTTGTAACGCGCACACTATGGATTCGCTTCGACTCCACCTCTTCGGACAGCGTGACGGCGGTGGCCTTCGATTGGAAGGCGACTACCGATCCGAACGCGCCGGGCTTCTGGCATCCGATTGGGCAGGCGGTCTTCGATGACTCCAGCAACCGCTGGGCCTATGCGTGGACTGACACGGCGATCACCTGCGGGCTGATTACGCTGCGGGCGCGGGCGACGGACAACGCGGTTCCGGTGCCGAATGATACCACAATTATCTTTGCCGATTCGGTGCGGATGGACAACTGCCCGCCGATTGTGGAGATCACCAACATCAACGGCAACCCCGCTCCGGCGAACATGATTATCGGGCGCGGGCAGGTGGAGATCATTACGGTGACGGTGGTGGATTCCTTCGGCAACGGCGGCAACAGTTCGATTGACAGCGTGGCGTTTTATTACTCGCGCGTCAGTCTGAATTCGAACGTGCCCAGCGACTGGGTCTACATCGGCAGCGATACGAACGGCGTTCCGTGGCAAACGATCTGGGACACGGCGGCGCTGCTTCCCGGAGTCCTGCTGCTGCATGCGGTGGCCTGGGATCATGCGGGCAACTGCGGCGAGACGCGAATCTTCGTGAATCTTGTGGATCAATACCCGCAGCGAGCGTGGATTGTGGGATTCTTCTCCGACAGTTTGCCCGGATGCCCCGACCGTTTGTG
The sequence above is a segment of the bacterium genome. Coding sequences within it:
- the mazG gene encoding nucleoside triphosphate pyrophosphohydrolase, with translation MTPPRSAPEEFTRLLDIMKRLRAPDGCPWDREQTHRSLRPYLMEEMYEVLDTLDREAYGELKKELGDLLLQIVFHCQLAEEEGLFTAADVVAEISDKLIRRHPHVFGEAKVDDARGVLRQWEKIKLNESHRPKLLEGVPLGQPALNRAFRVQEKAAGIGFDWPDVEPVWAKIREELEELKQEIERHDSSAIEDEVGDILFSIVNLSRKLGVNPEDALRGTISKFMRRFAYIEQKLTDQGKALHDSTLAEMDALWDEAKKMLRDDPKIP
- a CDS encoding isoprenylcysteine carboxylmethyltransferase family protein, whose amino-acid sequence is MNALTPFRLLYLCFNAIFFPGLILGLGGDLHWTEGWIFTAWFVCTVFGSAFYLNRRDPALLAERFKRPGSGGQKGWDKVFMALLMSMVVFWFIVMPLDARRFHWTASFPLAWKVTGLLLLLCAVYIIMRTMFDNSFASPLVRIQRERDHHIITTGIYGVVRHPMYLGGLMYFFGAPLLLGSKYGLLIGLLLSLMFVARIFGEEKTLLTQFPDYADYRQKVRHRLIPFVW
- the hflX gene encoding GTPase HflX — translated: MKQKDSKSPLAKVGASGIDHRDLKRSRELAMADGTADGRERALLVGVNWASTPRELSVEYLEELDMLAQTAGAFVVAKELARKSKPDPGTLLGKGKVAELATIASESDADLVVFDDDLTPAQARNLEKELEVRVIDRTGLILDIFARRARTREAKTQVELAQLRYILPRLTRAWTHLERQQGGIGMRGPGETQIETDRRLIRDRIRVLEAELKHIERIHETQRSGRTNIFRFALAGYTNVGKSTLMNALTGAGVYEENLLFATLDSTTRALQLAPKYRALLTDTVGFIRKLPHGLVASFRSTLAEIREADCILHVVDLSSPSFQDQMAEVDKILAEMGLAKTPHIYVFNKVDALEDDLPLRWVEKEHPDGVFVSARDKRNLTVLQEKMRAVMAADMVELSVDIPAGDGLLLSELHRLSEVLEERHDEHGSNLRVRMPLVEARRLKLVEANVDNSAG
- a CDS encoding XRE family transcriptional regulator, whose protein sequence is MKIGERIRNLRLASDLTQEELADRADLTKGFISQLERDQTSISVDSLLQILKVLNVKVTDFFRETTPEKVVYDAKERTGLLETGADKFELLIPGGTNREMEAAFVRLLPGQQTDPIKPFQGEAFGYILRGTLALRFGGEKYIAHVGDSFYYSGEREHVLENTGRRPVEFIWVTTPPVF
- the speD gene encoding adenosylmethionine decarboxylase, translating into MKALGRQIVVEYYGCNHDVLNDVAFIKRSMRDAAIVSGATIVQEAFHLFNPHGVSGVVVIAESHLAIHTWPEYGYAAVDLFTCGEDVDPDAAFEYLKEHLGADHFTAFEMKRGILDVAGGMKLRFKPEEVLTGAEV
- a CDS encoding arginine decarboxylase, pyruvoyl-dependent; translation: MVFARPDKYFLVAGYAEGQTPLNAFDNALMKAGIGNTNLMRISSILPPACTEIPAMKLPYGALIPTAYAEEGSDIPGTVVSAAVACGVPDDPELPGVIMEHHIQGDEETCRREVVAKVKEAFAMRGYTLAAVKVASASGTVKTIGAAMAAVVLWL
- the speE gene encoding polyamine aminopropyltransferase, producing the protein MDLWFSETFGDIQAGWRVKDVLYHKRSQYQDVVIVDTLQFGRMLVLDGAVMTTEVDECAYHEMLVHPSLLAHPNPKSVCVVGGGDGGTVREVLKHSSVERVVLAEIDEDVITVCKEFMPTLAGTLKDPRVEIRIGDGAAYLAGHAGEFDVVLSDSTDPVGPGVVLFEDPYFKAAKEALIPGGLFVTQCKSLWVDADTARDTQARLKKFFKMVLPYISTIPTYPTGSWSFLVATDVHDPRLDVDKVRQMEIAKTARYYTPAHQAGAFAVPAFYFRP
- the speB gene encoding agmatinase, whose amino-acid sequence is MSTFQLLQGTPFLGANPDASAAKLVLFGCPYDSTISFRPGSRFGPQAIRTVSDVLETYCPVMDMDLEDVAFADAGDLLLPPGDTRGALDAIRDMASSVYARKQVPAGLGGEHLLSLPLVEAALRACPDLVVVQFDAHMDMRSDYLGVELSHATVMKKVSDQIGSSRVLHIGCRSGTREEFHAAKTLGNLKPASITGPEIAEWVGDRPLYVTVDLDILDPSILPGTGTPEPGGVQFATLQNWLIALAGKRWVGWDVMELSPMYDSTQVSSIVAAKVVRTMILASTV